One Coffea arabica cultivar ET-39 chromosome 5e, Coffea Arabica ET-39 HiFi, whole genome shotgun sequence DNA segment encodes these proteins:
- the LOC140007019 gene encoding putative FBD-associated F-box protein At5g56820 → MPAVLWHDIQVLDICILEYHDNCISLPREIFLCITLSLKTTWEINSQSSQIGVLAESQILAFRIFSCTTRFGGSAIWFRLSMVRGIDHLEHGGIEGLHLSIPTLRKLTIVDTYCRLHKIDIDAPHLLYLKINLVAASVHAPGFFNICTCESLARADLSLGQIDNLGAKLFKSFSVTHNIHSLKLSAELLQLTPNNDSSPLVVSWIQHVPNLEVLIVNLQGIGSRSTGQGIYFSAPDVQPLCLTQKLKEVQIRNFKGSEFECEFPKYLLQHGAVLERMTIGGDLADDKSENWPSSVCKKLMKFRRGSENCEVELN, encoded by the exons ATGCCTGCTGTACTTTGGCATGACATTCAAGTTCTTGACATCTGTATTTTAGAATACCACGACAATTGCATCAGCTTGCCAAGGGAAATATTTTTGTGCATAACTCTTAGTCTTAAAACTACATGGGAGATTAATTCTCAAAGTTCCCAAATTGGTGTGCTTGCAGAATctcaaattcttgcatttaGAATATTTAGTTGTACAACACGGTTCGGGGGATCTGCTATTTGGTTCAGGCTATCCATGGTTAGAGGTATAGATCACCTTGAACATGGGGGAATTGAAGGTCTACATCTCTCCATTCCAACGCTAAGAAAATTGACAATAGTTGATACATATTGTAGATTGCACAAAATTGACATCGATGCACCACATCTTCTTTATTTAAAGATCAATCTTGTTGCAGCATCTGTGCATGCACCGGGCTTTTTTAATATCTGCACATGTGAATCTCTTGCAAGAGCTGATTTATCTCTTGGACAAATTGATAACTTGGGTGCCAAACTGTTCAAGTCTTTTAGCGTGACGCACAACATCCATTCTCTAAAGCTATCAGCTGAACTGTTGCAG CTCACTCCAAACAATGACAGTTCTCCGCTTGTGGTATCATGGATTCAGCATGTCCCCAATCTCGAAGTGCTCATTGTTAACCTGCAG GGCATAGGCAGCAGAAGCACAGGCCAGGGCATTTATTTTTCTGCTCCTGACGTTCAGCCTCTATGTTTGACTCAAAAGCTCAAGGAAgtccaaatcagaaatttcaaagggtCTGAATTTGAGTGCGAGTTTCCGAAGTATCTTTTGCAGCACGGAGCTGTACTGGAGAGGATGACTATAGGCGGTGATTTAGCAGATGACAAGTCCGAAAACTGGCCTTCATCAGTGTGTAAGAAGTTAATGAAGTTTAGACGAGGCTCAGAGAACTGTGAGGTTGAACTTAATTAG